The proteins below are encoded in one region of Bacteroidota bacterium:
- a CDS encoding gliding motility-associated C-terminal domain-containing protein: MEKMLTRFVLSLVFVALGCLAWAQPTISCPGVNAGPNQAVTCANNCANLNAVPVSGFAPTTYNAQQIPYTPYSYTTGTPIIVNIDDRWSNIINLPFNFCFYGNMYNQCVIGSNGVVSFNLGYANGFNQWVIGSGIPGNTDVLNSICGPFHDTDPSVGGTIYWQVYGTAPCRVLVVSFNQIPMYDCNNLIARQQTVIYETTNIIETYIANKPTCSSWNGGYAIHGIQNAAGTAATVVPGRNFPSVWSTSNNAWRFVPAGPQNYVTQWFQVGNPVAIATGNATTVCPSSTQSYYAQVTYTNCDNSTVVVRDTLQVSIPNGITAINPVVNQINCTSLGNISLTPQGGTPGYTYTWSPSFGNVSSISNLSAGTYSVTVTDAAGCTFPQTFTINPYTPPVASISNSLNISCNGANDGSATATVAGGIPNYSYAWSTIPVQTTATATGLGVGTFTVTVTDGAGCTSTASVTITQPTPLVLTLNYQQNVSCNGAADGCLGVSASGGSGNYSFLWSNGSTNDTICSLPPGNYTVTLTDTTQRNLTTTALCTATISGTISQPSPLTATYNVVDVLCNGDTTGCITANVSGGNGNYHYLWSTGDTLANICGLSAGTYTITVTDTSSVIGQGTGPVVLFNETFDGALTWTLNVPTGVNGLDPNFWVINDNEGGVIPPGCGVATNGNKTLHITSVFFPAGGAAYDAGGLCGILFCPETNMRAESPAFSTLGQNNLTLSYDFISMGDGLLDNASVWYNAGLGWTMLTPSIKSINCLSGQGQWTNNTVALPPACWNVPALQIGFNWTNNDDGIGTDPSVALNDVRVTGPGSLTVGPVLCQRIDTIVVAEPSPVVLGITGYDVSCFGGNDGSAVVTHTGGTPGYTVTWSNSMTGDSISGLTAGTYVATVVDNNGCTDTISVTLTQPAAIVTNTSMTVVSCNGGSDGCAIVTASGGPSGNFIYQWSNGGSNDTICGLAAGTYYVTVTDTTGGSSVQNVTVYNETFDPAPAWTLNVPTGVNGTDPNFWVINDNEGGVIPPGCGVASNGNNSLHITSVFFPGGGAAYDAGGLCGILFCPETNMRAESPVINTTGFSNLTLTFDFISMGDALIDNASVWYNDGFGWTQLSPSIKSVNCLSGQGQWTAASFVLPPNTWNIPNLRIGFNWTNNDDGVGTDPSVAINNVLITSTTTLTGNASCSVVDSITVIEPTPVAIAFTQTNSYCGQPNGTATATGSGGNGGYSYVWNTSPAQATATATGLLPGTYTVTVTDLLGCTAVDSITIQSNPAPVISLPSITNVSCFQGNDGAATATTTLGTAPITISWGTTPVQTGTSVSGLSAGTYWAWATDSAGCVDSIQFTITHPTLLVATVTTVGAICGLPNGSATASGNGGTPPYSYTWSNGQTGPNATGLGGGSYIVTVTDDNGCQRVSNFFIFQAGSPSLTLSGLNMVTCFGGNDGGASVTTSGGVGPYTYAWSTTPTQTTANALNLSAGTYTVTVTDQNGCRDNLTVTITEPSQLAGTVVTTPNGCNLTIPNGTAGVVASGGTPPYSYQWNSVPVQNGSYATGLAPGNYSVTVSDARGCILVLPATVGQIPVPVVTAGPDVTVCEGEGGTIIFATPSSGTPTYYYNWWCANPPCGLDSVFDNDPNANPTASQWYYVQVTDVNGCYSNIDSLFVTVLPKPIVDAGPDIVLCGDAAPCEILTPTITGATGPYTYLWIPSTGLNNATIMNPCARPDTTTIYTLLVTAGNGCTSDYTTTDTLSTVTVFVNPVPIANAGPDRHICFGDSVQMQGTASGAGPVYAFEWTPGDGLSDSLVASPFASPALTTDYTLVVWSNGCPSYGDTARVNVHTLPTVDAGWDREICPGDSILLDAMASGDSTAGYTFHWWPNAGIGGSADVEDPTVGPTQTTTYYVTATSSWGCGSAMDSALVTVKPAPWAEAGPNLTVCPGDSIQLLASYSYTTNDTAPTSQIYFSWTPGATMSDTTELNPWVWPSVSTWYTLDIRYNTCRTEDSVLVTVGPQAFSQVLPDTTVICALDSVLLDASASFGNQFHWIPSAGLSDPNSLTPMASPGTTTTYSLVIGDGFCNDTSEFTLSVLPSPTADYISSSPFGCAPHEMHFTQVSSGSIAYVWDFGDGSPVENLPQPSHTYTTAGSYTVTLTAVAPGGCSDEIQTIQVEVTEFAVAAFSSNPDFPVQMTLPSTTVQFQDESINATTWYWDFGDGMTSTETDPTHTYSAPGEYFVTLMVGNVNGCVGEVTHGPYVVVIPDLFIPNVFSPNGDGINDLFQPQYSGDQPFTCLVFDRWGVKLWETVNKTAGWSGKNANEEDVVEGVYFYIAKVGNREFVGEVTLVR, translated from the coding sequence ATGGAAAAAATGCTTACGCGCTTTGTCTTATCGCTCGTTTTTGTTGCTTTGGGCTGCCTGGCATGGGCGCAACCAACGATTTCTTGTCCGGGGGTGAATGCGGGACCGAATCAGGCGGTGACTTGCGCCAACAACTGCGCGAACCTGAACGCGGTACCGGTGTCCGGCTTTGCGCCGACGACCTATAATGCACAGCAGATTCCGTACACACCTTATTCTTATACCACGGGTACGCCGATCATCGTCAACATTGATGACCGTTGGTCCAATATCATCAACCTACCCTTCAACTTCTGCTTTTATGGCAACATGTACAATCAGTGCGTGATCGGGTCGAATGGGGTCGTTTCGTTCAACCTTGGTTATGCAAACGGTTTTAACCAATGGGTTATCGGTTCCGGCATCCCGGGAAATACCGACGTGCTCAACAGTATTTGCGGCCCTTTTCACGATACGGATCCCAGCGTTGGCGGTACGATTTATTGGCAGGTGTACGGGACTGCGCCTTGCCGGGTCTTGGTGGTTTCCTTCAACCAGATCCCGATGTATGATTGCAACAACCTGATCGCCAGACAACAAACAGTCATCTACGAAACAACCAATATCATTGAAACCTATATTGCCAACAAACCTACTTGTAGTTCGTGGAACGGTGGTTATGCGATTCATGGCATCCAAAATGCCGCTGGCACAGCCGCAACGGTTGTACCCGGACGCAATTTTCCATCGGTATGGAGCACGAGCAACAATGCGTGGAGATTCGTTCCCGCGGGTCCACAAAACTATGTCACACAATGGTTCCAAGTTGGCAATCCCGTCGCTATCGCAACAGGAAATGCCACAACCGTTTGCCCGAGTTCGACGCAGAGTTACTACGCACAGGTCACCTATACGAATTGCGACAATTCGACCGTGGTAGTGCGCGACACCTTGCAGGTGAGCATTCCTAACGGCATTACGGCGATCAATCCGGTTGTGAATCAGATCAATTGTACGTCACTTGGCAACATCAGCCTGACGCCTCAAGGTGGCACTCCGGGATATACCTACACTTGGTCACCGAGTTTTGGCAACGTGAGCAGCATCAGCAATCTGTCTGCGGGCACGTATAGCGTAACGGTAACGGATGCAGCGGGATGTACTTTTCCTCAGACGTTTACGATCAATCCCTATACGCCTCCGGTAGCATCCATCAGCAATTCGCTCAATATTTCCTGCAATGGAGCCAACGACGGTTCGGCCACGGCAACGGTCGCCGGCGGAATCCCGAACTACAGTTATGCCTGGAGCACGATTCCGGTGCAAACGACGGCCACAGCAACGGGGCTCGGCGTGGGCACTTTTACCGTAACCGTGACCGATGGCGCGGGCTGTACTTCGACGGCGAGCGTGACCATTACGCAACCTACTCCGCTGGTTTTGACGCTCAACTATCAGCAAAATGTCAGTTGTAATGGCGCAGCGGATGGTTGTCTTGGCGTTTCAGCAAGCGGAGGAAGTGGCAATTATTCCTTTCTCTGGAGCAATGGTTCGACGAATGACACGATTTGCAGCCTCCCTCCGGGAAACTACACGGTGACCCTGACCGACACCACGCAGCGCAACTTGACGACAACCGCACTGTGTACGGCCACCATTTCCGGAACCATCAGCCAACCGAGTCCGCTGACTGCTACTTATAATGTGGTGGATGTGCTTTGCAATGGCGATACCACGGGCTGCATCACCGCGAATGTCAGCGGTGGAAACGGAAATTACCATTATCTCTGGAGCACCGGCGATACGCTCGCCAATATTTGCGGACTTTCGGCGGGTACGTATACGATCACGGTGACGGATACCTCTTCCGTGATTGGCCAAGGAACCGGTCCGGTCGTCCTTTTTAACGAGACCTTCGACGGAGCCTTGACTTGGACATTGAATGTGCCAACAGGTGTCAATGGTTTGGACCCGAACTTCTGGGTGATCAATGACAACGAAGGTGGGGTGATTCCGCCCGGTTGTGGGGTCGCGACGAATGGCAATAAAACCTTGCATATCACGAGTGTATTTTTCCCTGCGGGCGGAGCTGCCTACGATGCAGGCGGACTTTGCGGCATTTTGTTTTGCCCCGAAACCAACATGCGTGCCGAGTCCCCGGCCTTCAGCACTTTGGGTCAGAATAACTTGACGCTCAGCTATGATTTTATCTCGATGGGCGATGGTTTGCTCGACAACGCCTCGGTCTGGTACAATGCCGGATTGGGTTGGACGATGCTGACGCCATCGATCAAAAGCATCAATTGTCTCAGCGGCCAAGGCCAATGGACCAACAATACCGTTGCCCTCCCTCCTGCTTGTTGGAATGTTCCTGCACTTCAAATCGGATTCAACTGGACCAACAACGACGATGGTATTGGCACCGATCCTTCGGTAGCCTTGAATGATGTACGTGTGACGGGACCTGGATCGTTGACAGTCGGCCCGGTTCTTTGCCAACGGATCGACACCATTGTGGTTGCCGAACCCAGTCCTGTGGTATTGGGAATCACCGGTTACGATGTCAGCTGCTTTGGCGGCAATGACGGTTCGGCAGTGGTGACGCATACCGGCGGCACACCTGGCTACACCGTTACGTGGAGCAACAGCATGACGGGCGACAGCATCTCTGGCTTGACAGCAGGCACTTATGTTGCGACTGTCGTAGACAACAACGGCTGCACCGATACCATCAGCGTGACTTTGACGCAGCCGGCTGCGATTGTGACCAACACTTCGATGACTGTTGTGAGCTGCAACGGTGGCTCGGATGGTTGCGCGATTGTAACCGCATCGGGGGGCCCAAGTGGCAATTTCATTTACCAATGGAGCAATGGCGGCAGCAACGACACCATTTGCGGATTGGCTGCGGGTACCTATTATGTGACGGTCACGGACACCACGGGCGGCAGCAGCGTGCAGAATGTCACCGTGTACAACGAAACATTTGATCCTGCGCCAGCATGGACGCTCAACGTTCCAACAGGTGTCAATGGGACCGATCCTAACTTCTGGGTGATCAACGACAACGAAGGCGGGGTGATTCCTCCGGGTTGCGGCGTGGCAAGCAACGGCAACAATTCGCTGCATATCACGAGTGTATTTTTCCCTGGCGGCGGTGCTGCCTATGATGCTGGCGGATTGTGCGGCATTCTCTTTTGCCCTGAAACGAATATGCGTGCCGAATCTCCAGTGATCAATACGACGGGATTCAGCAACTTGACCCTGACCTTTGATTTCATCTCAATGGGCGATGCCCTGATCGACAATGCCTCGGTTTGGTACAACGACGGCTTCGGATGGACGCAACTCAGCCCATCCATCAAGTCGGTCAACTGCCTCAGCGGCCAAGGACAGTGGACGGCGGCTTCGTTTGTCTTGCCTCCGAATACCTGGAACATCCCCAACCTGCGCATCGGATTTAACTGGACCAACAACGATGACGGCGTAGGCACCGATCCCTCCGTGGCGATCAACAATGTCCTCATCACATCGACGACGACGCTCACAGGCAATGCAAGTTGCTCCGTGGTCGACAGCATCACCGTGATTGAACCCACACCTGTGGCAATTGCTTTCACCCAGACCAATTCTTACTGTGGACAGCCCAACGGTACAGCCACTGCAACGGGTTCGGGTGGCAATGGCGGTTATTCCTATGTCTGGAACACCTCACCTGCGCAGGCAACTGCAACGGCAACGGGGCTCTTGCCTGGCACATATACCGTCACCGTTACCGACCTGTTGGGTTGTACGGCGGTGGACAGCATCACGATCCAATCCAATCCTGCACCCGTCATTTCCTTGCCTTCGATCACCAATGTTTCCTGTTTCCAAGGCAACGACGGCGCTGCAACGGCGACTACGACGCTGGGGACGGCACCGATTACGATCAGTTGGGGCACCACGCCCGTGCAAACGGGCACTAGCGTATCGGGCTTGAGCGCAGGCACCTATTGGGCGTGGGCGACAGACAGCGCCGGCTGCGTGGATTCGATCCAATTTACGATTACACACCCGACATTGCTCGTGGCAACGGTCACCACCGTCGGCGCGATTTGCGGATTGCCCAACGGCAGCGCAACCGCAAGCGGCAATGGCGGCACGCCTCCATATTCCTACACCTGGAGCAACGGGCAAACGGGTCCGAATGCGACTGGACTCGGCGGCGGCAGTTATATTGTCACCGTCACGGACGACAACGGCTGCCAAAGGGTCTCCAACTTTTTCATTTTCCAAGCTGGAAGTCCTTCCTTGACGCTCAGTGGCCTCAATATGGTGACCTGCTTCGGCGGCAACGATGGCGGGGCATCGGTCACAACTTCCGGCGGCGTCGGACCCTACACCTATGCTTGGAGCACCACGCCGACCCAAACGACGGCCAATGCCTTGAACTTGAGCGCCGGCACATATACCGTGACGGTCACAGACCAAAACGGCTGCCGCGACAACCTTACAGTGACGATTACGGAGCCTTCCCAATTGGCAGGAACCGTGGTAACTACGCCCAACGGCTGTAATTTGACCATTCCCAACGGAACGGCAGGTGTCGTCGCCTCTGGCGGAACGCCGCCTTACTCCTATCAGTGGAATTCGGTGCCGGTACAAAATGGTTCTTATGCCACGGGGCTTGCACCCGGCAATTACAGTGTTACCGTAAGCGATGCGCGCGGTTGTATCTTGGTTTTGCCAGCCACGGTGGGTCAGATTCCGGTGCCGGTGGTGACAGCAGGACCTGATGTCACCGTTTGCGAAGGTGAAGGTGGCACGATCATTTTTGCAACACCTTCTTCAGGAACGCCGACCTATTATTACAACTGGTGGTGCGCCAATCCGCCTTGCGGCTTGGATTCCGTGTTTGACAATGATCCGAATGCCAATCCGACGGCTTCACAATGGTACTACGTGCAGGTGACTGACGTGAATGGCTGCTACAGCAATATCGATTCGTTGTTTGTGACGGTATTGCCCAAGCCGATCGTGGATGCAGGTCCTGACATCGTGCTCTGCGGAGATGCGGCGCCTTGCGAAATTTTGACGCCGACGATCACGGGCGCAACTGGCCCCTATACCTATCTCTGGATTCCGAGTACGGGATTGAACAATGCGACGATCATGAATCCTTGCGCAAGGCCCGATACCACCACGATTTACACGCTGTTGGTGACGGCTGGCAACGGATGTACGAGCGATTATACGACGACGGATACACTGTCGACAGTGACCGTATTTGTGAATCCGGTCCCAATTGCGAATGCAGGACCTGACCGTCATATCTGTTTCGGGGATTCGGTGCAAATGCAAGGCACAGCTTCGGGCGCGGGTCCGGTTTATGCCTTCGAATGGACACCTGGCGATGGCTTGAGCGATAGTTTGGTGGCAAGTCCCTTTGCTTCGCCGGCTTTAACGACAGATTATACTTTGGTGGTCTGGAGCAATGGTTGCCCAAGCTACGGTGACACGGCGCGGGTGAACGTACACACCTTGCCCACTGTCGATGCGGGTTGGGACCGTGAAATTTGTCCGGGGGATTCGATTTTGCTCGATGCGATGGCGAGTGGCGATTCGACGGCAGGCTATACTTTCCATTGGTGGCCCAATGCAGGAATCGGCGGAAGTGCAGATGTGGAGGATCCGACGGTGGGGCCAACGCAGACGACCACTTATTATGTCACGGCAACAAGTAGCTGGGGCTGTGGAAGTGCAATGGATTCAGCCCTGGTGACCGTGAAACCGGCACCGTGGGCGGAGGCCGGACCCAATTTGACGGTTTGCCCCGGGGATTCGATCCAGTTGTTGGCGAGCTATTCCTATACCACGAATGACACTGCGCCGACCAGTCAGATTTACTTCAGTTGGACGCCCGGCGCGACCATGAGCGATACAACGGAACTGAACCCTTGGGTTTGGCCTTCGGTTTCGACTTGGTATACCTTGGACATTCGTTACAACACTTGCCGCACGGAAGATTCCGTGCTCGTGACCGTGGGTCCGCAGGCGTTTTCGCAGGTATTGCCCGATACGACGGTGATTTGTGCGCTGGATTCGGTCCTTTTGGATGCCTCCGCGAGCTTTGGAAACCAATTCCACTGGATACCCTCCGCTGGCCTGAGCGATCCCAATTCGTTGACGCCGATGGCCTCTCCGGGGACGACCACGACTTATTCGCTGGTGATTGGCGACGGATTCTGCAACGACACCTCCGAATTCACCTTATCTGTATTGCCTTCACCGACTGCGGATTACATCAGTTCGTCACCTTTTGGCTGTGCGCCGCATGAGATGCACTTCACGCAGGTTTCCAGCGGTAGCATTGCCTACGTTTGGGATTTTGGGGACGGCAGTCCGGTGGAAAACCTTCCGCAGCCGAGCCATACCTATACGACGGCAGGCAGCTACACGGTCACCCTGACTGCGGTGGCACCGGGCGGATGCAGCGACGAAATTCAAACAATTCAGGTAGAGGTGACCGAATTTGCTGTCGCCGCCTTCAGCAGCAATCCGGACTTCCCTGTTCAGATGACCTTGCCGAGCACCACAGTGCAATTCCAGGATGAAAGCATCAATGCAACCACTTGGTATTGGGACTTCGGCGACGGGATGACGAGTACGGAAACCGATCCTACGCATACCTATTCGGCTCCTGGAGAGTACTTTGTGACGCTGATGGTTGGCAACGTGAATGGTTGCGTCGGCGAGGTTACCCACGGTCCTTACGTCGTGGTGATTCCTGATTTGTTCATTCCGAATGTCTTCAGCCCCAATGGCGATGGCATCAACGACCTGTTCCAACCACAATACTCAGGTGATCAACCGTTTACCTGCCTTGTGTTTGACCGTTGGGGTGTGAAGCTTTGGGAAACCGTGAACAAGACTGCGGGTTGGAGCGGCAAAAATGCCAATGAGGAAGACGTGGTCGAAGGTGTTTATTTCTACATTGCCAAGGTCGGCAACCGCGAGTTTGTCGGCGAAGTTACCTTGGTGAGATAA
- a CDS encoding prolyl oligopeptidase family serine peptidase — protein sequence MKRNIMLMLLLLVLSAGAQAQLQQMKGKTEYPFWLYLPADSIVKAKPPVMIFLHGRSLSGTDLELVKRYGVITEITRGRKIPAIVFAPQVKPGSAWDPDKILKVLDWVQSNYNTDSSRVYVVGMSLGGYGTLHFAGKYPERVTAAVALCGGGNPSDGCNLAQLPLWIQHGKLDNAVPISESEKMVKAITACNGGMNLTYKVYDNWGHSQLASVMSSDGMYEWLFKQVKKPCVKPATPAAPVAPSAPMGQAN from the coding sequence ATGAAACGGAATATAATGTTGATGTTGTTGCTGTTGGTGCTGAGCGCGGGCGCGCAGGCTCAATTGCAGCAAATGAAGGGCAAAACCGAGTATCCATTTTGGCTCTATTTGCCTGCAGACTCCATCGTAAAGGCCAAACCGCCTGTGATGATCTTCCTTCATGGCCGCAGCCTGTCAGGCACGGACTTGGAACTCGTAAAACGCTATGGTGTGATCACGGAAATCACCCGCGGACGTAAAATTCCTGCGATTGTCTTTGCGCCGCAGGTGAAACCGGGTTCGGCCTGGGATCCGGACAAAATCCTGAAGGTGCTCGACTGGGTACAAAGCAATTACAATACCGACAGCAGCCGCGTATATGTCGTAGGCATGAGCCTCGGCGGCTACGGCACGCTGCATTTCGCGGGCAAGTACCCCGAACGTGTGACGGCAGCCGTTGCTTTGTGCGGCGGTGGCAATCCGAGTGACGGTTGCAACCTGGCACAATTGCCATTGTGGATTCAGCATGGCAAGTTGGACAATGCAGTGCCGATTTCGGAGTCGGAGAAGATGGTTAAAGCCATCACGGCCTGCAATGGCGGCATGAATTTGACCTACAAAGTCTATGACAATTGGGGTCATAGCCAACTCGCAAGCGTGATGAGCAGCGATGGTATGTACGAATGGCTGTTCAAGCAGGTCAAAAAGCCCTGCGTGAAGCCGGCAACGCCCGCGGCACCTGTTGCGCCTTCGGCGCCGATGGGACAAGCGAATTGA
- a CDS encoding T9SS type A sorting domain-containing protein, translating into MKKQFYFLLFLLAVATSSSAQIKLIGLHYDPGFGTIDVARWDAVSGNVLNAVPTTANGAVSGSSVHDAYAGRYYFKAPSNLVSIGFSPDTVQTLSPVELSTSAEIDMANGKIFGVLPNALYDTNGIYIGSQLEFLEYNILNGTESTIGTIPNNEGVLSDASAYDSNTGTYYFLGIDSALGLCLYSVPTRAPQFSSSKVVFNAGVRVVLDLEFDNQNDILYALAFDDFNLPQRNAEIDVVDRLTGNLSLEMSFPGLETYVSGTSCFDNATGSFIFLAGDSTNNFETRIYNTVSNTLINGTLPFGSFSEFQCDNTAFAFAKYGTVVAAEPLAAAFTVYPNPAQDRLIVIFPNSLTQPIQLEILNAIGQRIDVRQATSTQTDWDCRRLRGWRGAVQSQPRVPGMGTTKLIVR; encoded by the coding sequence ATGAAAAAGCAATTCTACTTTCTACTCTTCTTGCTTGCTGTTGCCACGAGTTCATCTGCGCAAATCAAATTGATCGGGCTACACTACGATCCGGGCTTCGGTACCATCGACGTTGCACGCTGGGACGCCGTCTCGGGGAATGTTCTGAATGCCGTGCCAACCACTGCCAATGGTGCAGTTTCAGGTAGTTCCGTCCATGATGCCTATGCCGGCAGGTATTACTTCAAGGCCCCCAGCAATCTGGTAAGTATCGGCTTTTCACCGGATACGGTTCAAACGCTTTCGCCCGTCGAACTCTCCACAAGCGCAGAAATCGACATGGCCAATGGAAAAATCTTCGGCGTGCTGCCCAATGCGCTGTACGATACCAATGGGATCTATATCGGTTCGCAGTTGGAATTTTTGGAATACAACATCCTCAACGGGACAGAATCAACGATCGGCACCATTCCCAACAACGAAGGGGTTTTATCCGATGCGAGTGCCTATGACTCCAACACCGGAACCTACTATTTTCTCGGGATCGACAGTGCGCTTGGCCTCTGCCTCTACAGCGTTCCTACACGTGCGCCACAGTTTTCGAGCAGCAAAGTGGTATTCAATGCCGGTGTGAGGGTGGTGCTCGACCTCGAATTCGACAACCAAAACGACATTTTGTACGCATTGGCCTTTGATGACTTCAACTTGCCGCAGCGCAACGCCGAGATTGACGTGGTCGATCGCTTGACAGGTAACCTGAGTTTGGAAATGAGTTTCCCGGGCTTGGAAACCTATGTTTCGGGCACATCCTGCTTTGACAACGCCACCGGCAGCTTCATCTTCCTGGCGGGCGATTCCACCAACAACTTTGAAACACGGATTTACAACACCGTATCCAACACCTTGATCAACGGTACCTTGCCTTTCGGCAGCTTCAGCGAATTCCAATGCGACAATACCGCCTTTGCTTTCGCGAAATACGGTACGGTAGTTGCTGCCGAACCGCTTGCAGCGGCCTTCACCGTCTATCCGAATCCAGCCCAGGACCGTCTTATCGTCATCTTCCCCAATTCACTCACGCAGCCCATCCAACTGGAAATCCTCAATGCCATCGGTCAACGGATCGACGTCAGACAGGCGACCTCCACGCAAACGGACTGGGACTGCCGACGCCTTCGCGGATGGCGTGGCGCGGTACAGTCGCAGCCGCGCGTGCCGGGAATGGGGACAACCAAGTTGATCGTGCGCTGA
- a CDS encoding DUF2314 domain-containing protein produces the protein MLSLAALCWICLANYGCKETAKNVESVDLATLPQGDLADSTFMTVFDFFTLEGSIDTTDLMKAFQAAFADLPIWDSIPEDIGQGGRLFAYFPDAQKDLPPGDVEFLSYAAARLDLAQQQALSKSRECVSLALVGPRADRWQLNRRFCKFMADYAQGKSLVIFDESCREYDSPMTWTERKLQPWTAEMPQIPFHVVQHAYREEDGFCRIVSIGMEKFGLPNIVINNAVCSAQNQLSSLINLMAQTLAENSNIPSPGALNLDIESLKDTLVRNQMRAEINDMASGKGIAYIRFAEKEEGDSPGPLLELYSYDAKYSNQQEYQNDLVTGIFGATDTLINTDSDNAELQAASDRAKAELPKIQERFNKGLRPQEVLLVKLPFETDEGGVEWMWVEVIEWKNDEIKGTLSNDPYYIADLKAGAAVTGDADDIFDYMIQGPNGEEGNETSKVIERMQN, from the coding sequence ATGCTCAGCTTGGCTGCCCTTTGTTGGATTTGCCTTGCGAACTATGGTTGCAAAGAAACTGCGAAGAATGTAGAATCCGTCGACCTCGCTACCCTTCCGCAGGGTGATTTGGCCGACTCGACGTTCATGACCGTATTCGATTTTTTCACGCTCGAAGGAAGTATTGACACGACGGACCTGATGAAGGCTTTCCAAGCAGCATTTGCGGATTTGCCGATCTGGGATTCGATCCCGGAAGACATCGGGCAGGGTGGGAGGTTGTTTGCATATTTTCCCGATGCCCAGAAGGACCTGCCACCGGGAGATGTCGAATTTCTCTCCTATGCAGCGGCGCGACTGGACCTTGCACAGCAGCAAGCCCTTTCAAAGTCGCGCGAATGCGTCTCCCTTGCGCTTGTTGGGCCCCGCGCCGATCGATGGCAGCTCAACCGCCGTTTCTGTAAATTCATGGCGGACTATGCGCAAGGAAAATCACTGGTCATTTTTGACGAATCCTGCAGGGAATATGACAGCCCGATGACGTGGACCGAGCGGAAATTACAGCCGTGGACTGCAGAAATGCCGCAAATTCCCTTCCATGTCGTGCAACATGCCTACCGCGAAGAAGATGGCTTTTGCCGTATCGTGAGCATCGGGATGGAAAAATTTGGGCTGCCGAATATTGTGATCAACAATGCCGTTTGTTCCGCACAAAATCAGCTCAGCAGTCTCATCAACCTGATGGCACAAACGCTGGCTGAAAATAGCAATATCCCATCCCCGGGTGCCCTGAATTTGGACATCGAATCCCTTAAGGACACACTCGTTCGCAATCAGATGCGCGCTGAAATCAACGACATGGCCTCCGGAAAAGGCATCGCCTACATTCGGTTTGCAGAGAAGGAAGAAGGTGATTCTCCCGGTCCCTTGCTTGAATTGTATTCCTATGACGCGAAATATTCCAATCAGCAAGAATATCAAAATGACCTTGTCACCGGGATATTTGGTGCTACGGACACCCTCATCAACACCGATAGCGACAACGCCGAATTGCAGGCAGCAAGTGACCGCGCAAAGGCGGAATTGCCCAAAATCCAGGAGAGATTTAACAAGGGCCTCCGTCCGCAGGAGGTGCTCCTCGTCAAACTGCCCTTCGAAACCGATGAAGGAGGCGTAGAATGGATGTGGGTGGAAGTGATCGAATGGAAAAACGATGAAATCAAAGGTACGCTCAGCAACGATCCATACTACATTGCCGACCTCAAGGCCGGAGCCGCCGTCACAGGCGATGCGGATGATATTTTTGACTACATGATTCAAGGACCGAATGGCGAAGAAGGCAATGAAACCAGCAAGGTGATTGAAAGAATGCAGAATTGA
- a CDS encoding winged helix-turn-helix transcriptional regulator, giving the protein MESRRDVFQAIADPTRRAIIALIAFQAMTPNAIADNFQTSRQAVSKHLRILTECDILRQQQAGREIYYHFNPVKMKEVSDYAEQFRKLWDTRFDQLDQLLSTL; this is encoded by the coding sequence ATGGAAAGTAGAAGAGATGTATTCCAAGCGATAGCCGACCCCACGAGGCGCGCCATCATTGCTTTGATCGCATTCCAAGCAATGACGCCCAATGCCATCGCAGACAATTTTCAGACCAGCAGGCAGGCCGTGTCCAAGCATTTGCGCATCCTCACCGAATGCGATATCCTACGGCAACAGCAGGCAGGAAGGGAGATTTATTACCACTTCAACCCCGTCAAAATGAAGGAAGTATCCGATTATGCCGAGCAGTTCCGCAAACTGTGGGATACCCGCTTCGACCAATTAGATCAATTGTTATCCACCCTTTAA